The Neoarius graeffei isolate fNeoGra1 chromosome 7, fNeoGra1.pri, whole genome shotgun sequence genome includes a region encoding these proteins:
- the LOC132889551 gene encoding interferon-inducible GTPase 5-like, giving the protein MDEYDIIDAAEIEEIKMSLANEDLPSAVGKIKDYFAQQDCVELNIAITGESGSGKSTFINAFRGLGDEDEGSAETGVVETTTKATPYPHPKFPNVKLWDLPGIGTPRFKADEYLEEVQFEQYDFFIIIAADRFRECHTNLATEIVKMKKKFYFVRSKIDSNIEAEQRKKTFNKEKTLNAIRDNCIKGLEEIGLKSPAVFLISCFELSLYDFNRLEETMERELPQHKRDVLMLALPNITLEINERKKAALQSKIWKVALISAGVAAVPIPGLSISVDVSFLVSELRKYYNAFSLDPDSLQKLSERSGKPVDELKSVLKSPLNQEITKDLIIKLLTSSSLVVLESAVEYWLGLIPVLGSVAAGSLSFATVYFILKRCLNELAEDAHNVLMTALQTAV; this is encoded by the exons atGGATGAGTATGACATTATCGATGCTGCTGAAATTGAAGAAATTAAAATGTCACTAGCCAATGAAGATCTGCCATCAGCTGTTGGCAAGATTAAGGATTACTTTGCACAACAAGACTGTGTGGAACTGAACATTGCTATAACAGGAGAGTCTGGATCTGGAAAATCCACATTTATCAATGCCTTCAGAGGTTTAGGGGATGAAGATGAAGGCTCTGCAGAAACTGGTGTTGTAGAGACCACTACAAAGGCTACCCCTTACCCTCACCCCAAATTCCCAAATGTCAAATTGTGGGATCTCCCTGGCATTGGAACCCCCAGATTCAAAGCTGATGAATATCTCGAAGAGGTTCAGTTTGAACAATATGATTTTTTCATCATCATAGCAGCAGATCGTTTCAGAGAATGCCACACCAATTTGGCAACAGAGATagtaaaaatgaaaaagaagttttattttgttcgatCAAAGATTGACAGCAACATTGAGGCTGAACAGCGAAAGAAGACGTTTAACAAAGAAAAGACACTGAATGCTATCCGAGACAACTGCATTAAAG gTCTAGAAGAGATTGGTCTAAAGTCTCCTGCTGTCTTCCTCATCTCTTGCTTCGAACTCAGTCTGTATGATTTCAACCGTCTTGAGGAGACCATGGAGAGGGAACTTCCCCAGCACAAGAGAGATGTACTGATGTTGGCCCTTCCAAACATCACTCTGGAGATCAACGAGAGGAAAAAGGCGGCACTGCAGAGCAAAATTTGGAAGGTGGCTCTGATCTCTGCCGGGGTTGCAGCTGTGCCAATACCTGGTTTATCAATCAGTgtagatgtgtccttcttggtgtCAGAGCTTAGAAAATATTACAATGCCTTCAGTTTGGACCCAGACTCCTTACAGAAGCTTTCTGAGAGATCAGGGAAACCAGTAGATGAGCTAAAATCTGTGCTTAAATCTCCTCTGAATCAAGAAATAACCAAGGATCTCATTATTAAGTTGCTGACAAGTTCAAGTCTTGTCGTTTTAGAATCAGCAGTAGAGTACTGGCTGGGTTTAATTCCTGTTCTGGGATCAGTGGCAGCTGGGTCACTGTCCTTTGCTACGGTTTACTTCATACTGAAGCGTTGTCTGAATGAACTTGCTGAAGATGCCCACAATGTGCTCATGACTGCTTTGCAAACAGCAGTATAA
- the LOC132889552 gene encoding uncharacterized protein LOC132889552 isoform X2 gives MLWREGLLVKLLKYGVNGRLFSWIKNFLEDRTIQVRVGDVMSATVLVENGTPQGSVISPVLFNVMINDIFLDLNQGTGRSLFADDGALWVKGRNVPFILRRLQGELNVVEKWAGKWGFKISVSKSKYVFFSRTRKKWDMSLTLYDSPIERVESFKYLGVWFDSKLNWNIHISKVIAKTVKVINVMRCLTGYSWGAEKGTLLTIYQAMIRSIFDYGCQVYGAASNSALKRLDVIQSKALRVCCGAFASTSTSALLVETGEKPLRLRRIQLTLHYWNRLRERTSLCPASPILTDCYEFTSGQVKGQPFLKQCMPWAKDFNLFDMVPVKSTFWGPIPAWLLPPVQVDLRLHEDKHNEDVEFSSDSASEYIQNKWGSALQIYTDGSKDPESGRVSCAFCIPQLSVKYGYRLSDNMAVFTAESMGILKALQWVVEAQAKNVVLCSDSFSLLQCLKTYYSNARPDLISDILLLMNSLHLSGCDVSLLWVPAHIGISGNEVADKLAREYLSINDITLAVGPGRTELRSQLMGNIFQTWQAEWDKDLKGRHLYSIQPSVNTLCTLSGGRSQQVVLTRLRLGHYALNSVTSDP, from the coding sequence ATGCTGTGGAGAGAAGGCCTCCTTGTCAAACTGCTCAAGTATGGTGTCAATGGAAGGCTGTTTAGCTGGATTAAGAATTTCTTGGAAGATCGAACTATCCAGGTAAGGGTTGGGGATGTTATGTCAGCTACTGTGTTGGTGGAAAATGGAACTCCGCAAGGGAGTGTAATTAGTCCCGTGCTTTTCAATGTCATGATTAATGATATATTTTTAGATCTTAATCAAGGGACTGGGAGGtctctgtttgcagatgatggggcTCTCTGGGTTAAAGGAAGAAATGTCCCTTTTATTTTACGTAGGCTACAGGGAGAGTTGAACGTTGTGGAAAAGTGGGCAGGAAAATGGGGTTTTAAAATTTCTGTCTCTaaatccaaatatgtgttttttagCCGCACTAGGAAGAAATGGGACATGTCTTTAACTCTCTATGACTCTCCCATTGAGAGGGTAGAAAGTTTTAAATACTTAGGAGTATGGTTCGATAGCAAGCTAAATTGGAACATTCACATCTCTAAAGTAATTGCTAAAACtgtcaaggtcattaatgtgatgAGGTGCTTGACTGGCTACTCTTGGGGGGCAGAAAAGGGTACCCTCCTCACCATCTACCAAGCTATGATCAGGTCAATTTTTGATTATGGTTGTCAAGTGTATGGAGCTGCTTCCAACTCTGCTCTGAAAAGACTTGATGTTATTCAGTCAAAGGCTCTTAGAGTCTGTTGTGGTGCGTTTGCCTCCACATCAACTTCTGCACTGCTTGTTGAGACAGGAGAGAAGCCTTTAAGGCTAAGACGGATCCAGCtcacacttcattactggaacagACTCAGAGAAAGAACCAGCCTCTGCCCTGCCAGTCCCATTTTGACTGACTGCTATGAATTTACCTCTGGTCAGGTGAAGGGTCAGCCCTTTCTGAAGCAATGTAtgccatgggccaaggatttTAACTTGTTTGATATGGTCCCAGTTAAAAGTACATTCTGGGGACCTATCCCAGCCTGGCTCCTCCCCCCTGTCCAAGTGGACCTTAGGCTACACGAGGATAAACACAACGAGGATGTTGAATTCTCTAGTGACTCTGCTTCAGAGTATATTCAGAATAAGTGGGGCTCCGCTCTTCAAATTTATACTGATGGATCTAAAGATCCTGAGTCAGGAAGGGTAAGCTGTGCTTTCTGTATACCCCAGCTCAGTGTCAAATATGGATATAGGCTCAGTGATAATATGGCTGTTTTCACAGCAGAGTCTATGGGCATTCTAAAAGCTCTGCAATGGGTAGTGGAGGCACAGGCTAAAAATGTGGTTCTGTGCTCTGACTCCTTTTCACTCCTCCAGTGTCTTAAAACGTATTATTCCAACGCTCGGCCTGATTTGATTTCTGACATTCTCTTACTGATGAACAGCCTACATTTGAGTGGTTGTGATGTGTCCCTCTTGTGGGTTCCAGCCCACATAGGAATTAGTGGGAATGAGGTGGCTGATAAGCTGGCAAGGGAATATTTAAGTATTAACGATATTACGTTGGCAGTTGGTCCAGGAAGGACTGAACTGAGGAGCCAGCTTATGGGAAATATTTTCCAGACATGGCAAGCTGAATGGGACAAAGATTTAAAGGGGAGACACCTGTACTCTATTCAGCCTTCAGTAAACACACTCTGTACACTATCAGGGGGTAGGTCTCAGCAAGTGGTCCTGACTCGTCTCAGACTAGGGCATTATGCCTTAAACTCTGTTACATCTGATCCATAA
- the LOC132889552 gene encoding uncharacterized protein LOC132889552 isoform X4 encodes MVSMEGCLAGLRISWKIELSSMLPFAVVEFSNHGLAVIATKLFTGPEEDECYWPPAKMNSTRAAIKQKDPCTDWVTHEVTVKRKAATYEIARSKLVEYEQNTDVSTEPESTENMGRGKRKRRFTVQTRSHEITFHRQVVMSSEAEDEDDDDINNQASPSPLRPPSTLRCMQTPLLPPTGLCRPPSTHPQVSADPSTHPQVYTDSCTPCSHPRVFNPKTRHSG; translated from the exons ATGGTGTCAATGGAAGGCTGTTTAGCTGGATTAAGAATTTCTTGGAAGATCGAACTATCCAG catgttaCCTTTCGCTGTAGTGGAGTTTTCAAATCACGGACTGGCAGTTATAGCAACCAAATTGTTTACTGGGCCTGAGGAGGATGAATGCTATTGGCCACCAGCAAAGATGAACTCGACAAGGGCAGCCATAAAGCAAAAGGACCCTTGCACTGACTGGGTGACACACGAAGTGACCGTGAAGAGAAAAGCTG CAACATATGAAATTGCTCGCTCAAAGTTAGTGGAATATGAACAGAATACAGATGTATCAACCGAGCCTGAGTCTACAGAGAATATGGGCAGAGGGAAGCGCAAAAGGAG gtttaccgtccaaacgagatcacatgagattacctttcacag GCAAGTGGTCATGTCCAGCGAGGCTGAAGATGAGGATGACGACGACATCAACAATCAGGCATCTCCATCACCTCTGAGGCCTCCATCTACTCTGAGATGTATGCAGACCCCTCTCCTCCCCCCCACGGGTCTCTGCAGACCcccctccacccacccacaggtctctgcagacccctccacccacccacaggtcTATACAGACTCCTGCACCCCCTGCTCCCACCCACGGGTCTTCAACCCCAAGACGAGACATTCGGGATAG
- the LOC132889552 gene encoding uncharacterized protein LOC132889552 isoform X3, with amino-acid sequence MHSDFGMGFSDSMDSAGEEFQIVGKSKKQGSKRTRERHSRSSTGSDGELQRPKIRRDGEFVVIVKLKGTGTTLNKIQLAEHLVKDIGNFQYAKSLANGRILVVCHSKSQQERALAITSLNKCDVEVYAPGTGSKTKGVIYGVPTELSDEDILGKAKGAEVSEVKRFQITKDNMRVASQTVLLTFESESIPRRIEIGYLIFQVKPYIRPPLRCFNCHTYGHVAAVCRKKRKCGKCGGDHNYEDCASALCCPNCGEAHSAGFKGCRFYANAVEVQKIRTYERVSYAEAVKRVGHANRPSQQPARIFTPPSDSLIIKKTDFLAFITDVLTGLKFSKVVKKSDVIRIVSLSAAKYLQILNGRTICCGEKASLSNCSSMVSMEGCLAGLRISWKIELSSMLPFAVVEFSNHGLAVIATKLFTGPEEDECYWPPAKMNSTRAAIKQKDPCTDWVTHEVTVKRKAATYEIARSKLVEYEQNTDVSTEPESTENMGRGKRKRRQVVMSSEAEDEDDDDINNQASPSPLRPPSTLRCMQTPLLPPTGLCRPPSTHPQVSADPSTHPQVYTDSCTPCSHPRVFNPKTRHSG; translated from the exons ATGCATTCTGATTTTGGGATGGGCTTCTCTGATAGTATGGATAGTGCAGGGGAGGAATTTCAAATTGTGGGTAAATCCAAAAAACAAGGGAGCAAACGcacaagagagagacacagtaggTCTAGCACAGGGAGTGATGGGGAGTTGCAGCGCCCAAAAATAAGGAGAGATGGGGAGTTTGTGGTAATTGTGAAATTGAAAGGCACTGGGACAACCTTGAACAAAATACAGTTGGCTGAACATTTGGTGAAAGACATAGGTAACTTCCAATACGCGAAATCTCTTGCCAATGGGAGGATTTTAGTGGTCTGTCATTCCAAATCTCAACAGGAACGTGCACTTGCTATAacatctctgaacaagtgcgatgTGGAGGTTTACGCACCGGGGACAGGCTCTAAGACTAAAGGTGTGATCTATGGGGTGCCTACTGAGCTATCAGATGAAGATATCTTGGGTAAAGCGAAAGGAGCAGAGGTCTCCGAAGTAAAGCGCTTCCAAATAACGAAAGATAACATGAGAGTGGCCAGCCAAACAGTCTTATTAACATTTGAGTCAGAATCTATCCCCAGGCGGATTGAAATTGGGTACTTGATCTTTCAAGTTAAGCCCTACATTAGACCCCCGCTGCGATGCTTTAATTGTCACACATATGGACATGTGGCGGCTGTATgtagaaagaaaagaaagtgtgGTAAGTGCGGGGGAGACCATAACTATGAGGATTGTGCGTCAGCTTTATGCTGTCCGAACTGTGGAGAAGCGCATAGTGCAGGCTTTAAAGGGTGCCGCTTCTATGCGAACGCCGTAGAAGTGCAAAAAATTAGAACTTATGAACGCGTGTCATATGCTGAAGCTGTGAAAAGAGTGGGTCATGCTAACCGCCCCTCTCAACAACCTGCTAGAATCTTCACTCCTCCGAGCGATAGCCTTATCATTAAGAAAACTGATTTCCTGGCTTTTATCACTGACGTGCTTACTGGGCTTAAGTTTTCTAAGGTGGTTAAAAAGTCAGATGTGATCCGGATTGTTTCATTGTCAGCAGCGAAATATCTGCAG ATATTGAACGGGCGTACGATATGCTGTGGAGAGAAGGCCTCCTTGTCAAACTGCTCAAGTATGGTGTCAATGGAAGGCTGTTTAGCTGGATTAAGAATTTCTTGGAAGATCGAACTATCCAG catgttaCCTTTCGCTGTAGTGGAGTTTTCAAATCACGGACTGGCAGTTATAGCAACCAAATTGTTTACTGGGCCTGAGGAGGATGAATGCTATTGGCCACCAGCAAAGATGAACTCGACAAGGGCAGCCATAAAGCAAAAGGACCCTTGCACTGACTGGGTGACACACGAAGTGACCGTGAAGAGAAAAGCTG CAACATATGAAATTGCTCGCTCAAAGTTAGTGGAATATGAACAGAATACAGATGTATCAACCGAGCCTGAGTCTACAGAGAATATGGGCAGAGGGAAGCGCAAAAGGAG GCAAGTGGTCATGTCCAGCGAGGCTGAAGATGAGGATGACGACGACATCAACAATCAGGCATCTCCATCACCTCTGAGGCCTCCATCTACTCTGAGATGTATGCAGACCCCTCTCCTCCCCCCCACGGGTCTCTGCAGACCcccctccacccacccacaggtctctgcagacccctccacccacccacaggtcTATACAGACTCCTGCACCCCCTGCTCCCACCCACGGGTCTTCAACCCCAAGACGAGACATTCGGGATAG
- the LOC132889552 gene encoding uncharacterized protein LOC132889552 isoform X1: MHSDFGMGFSDSMDSAGEEFQIVGKSKKQGSKRTRERHSRSSTGSDGELQRPKIRRDGEFVVIVKLKGTGTTLNKIQLAEHLVKDIGNFQYAKSLANGRILVVCHSKSQQERALAITSLNKCDVEVYAPGTGSKTKGVIYGVPTELSDEDILGKAKGAEVSEVKRFQITKDNMRVASQTVLLTFESESIPRRIEIGYLIFQVKPYIRPPLRCFNCHTYGHVAAVCRKKRKCGKCGGDHNYEDCASALCCPNCGEAHSAGFKGCRFYANAVEVQKIRTYERVSYAEAVKRVGHANRPSQQPARIFTPPSDSLIIKKTDFLAFITDVLTGLKFSKVVKKSDVIRIVSLSAAKYLQILNGRTICCGEKASLSNCSSMVSMEGCLAGLRISWKIELSSMLPFAVVEFSNHGLAVIATKLFTGPEEDECYWPPAKMNSTRAAIKQKDPCTDWVTHEVTVKRKAATYEIARSKLVEYEQNTDVSTEPESTENMGRGKRKRRFTVQTRSHEITFHRQVVMSSEAEDEDDDDINNQASPSPLRPPSTLRCMQTPLLPPTGLCRPPSTHPQVSADPSTHPQVYTDSCTPCSHPRVFNPKTRHSG; the protein is encoded by the exons ATGCATTCTGATTTTGGGATGGGCTTCTCTGATAGTATGGATAGTGCAGGGGAGGAATTTCAAATTGTGGGTAAATCCAAAAAACAAGGGAGCAAACGcacaagagagagacacagtaggTCTAGCACAGGGAGTGATGGGGAGTTGCAGCGCCCAAAAATAAGGAGAGATGGGGAGTTTGTGGTAATTGTGAAATTGAAAGGCACTGGGACAACCTTGAACAAAATACAGTTGGCTGAACATTTGGTGAAAGACATAGGTAACTTCCAATACGCGAAATCTCTTGCCAATGGGAGGATTTTAGTGGTCTGTCATTCCAAATCTCAACAGGAACGTGCACTTGCTATAacatctctgaacaagtgcgatgTGGAGGTTTACGCACCGGGGACAGGCTCTAAGACTAAAGGTGTGATCTATGGGGTGCCTACTGAGCTATCAGATGAAGATATCTTGGGTAAAGCGAAAGGAGCAGAGGTCTCCGAAGTAAAGCGCTTCCAAATAACGAAAGATAACATGAGAGTGGCCAGCCAAACAGTCTTATTAACATTTGAGTCAGAATCTATCCCCAGGCGGATTGAAATTGGGTACTTGATCTTTCAAGTTAAGCCCTACATTAGACCCCCGCTGCGATGCTTTAATTGTCACACATATGGACATGTGGCGGCTGTATgtagaaagaaaagaaagtgtgGTAAGTGCGGGGGAGACCATAACTATGAGGATTGTGCGTCAGCTTTATGCTGTCCGAACTGTGGAGAAGCGCATAGTGCAGGCTTTAAAGGGTGCCGCTTCTATGCGAACGCCGTAGAAGTGCAAAAAATTAGAACTTATGAACGCGTGTCATATGCTGAAGCTGTGAAAAGAGTGGGTCATGCTAACCGCCCCTCTCAACAACCTGCTAGAATCTTCACTCCTCCGAGCGATAGCCTTATCATTAAGAAAACTGATTTCCTGGCTTTTATCACTGACGTGCTTACTGGGCTTAAGTTTTCTAAGGTGGTTAAAAAGTCAGATGTGATCCGGATTGTTTCATTGTCAGCAGCGAAATATCTGCAG ATATTGAACGGGCGTACGATATGCTGTGGAGAGAAGGCCTCCTTGTCAAACTGCTCAAGTATGGTGTCAATGGAAGGCTGTTTAGCTGGATTAAGAATTTCTTGGAAGATCGAACTATCCAG catgttaCCTTTCGCTGTAGTGGAGTTTTCAAATCACGGACTGGCAGTTATAGCAACCAAATTGTTTACTGGGCCTGAGGAGGATGAATGCTATTGGCCACCAGCAAAGATGAACTCGACAAGGGCAGCCATAAAGCAAAAGGACCCTTGCACTGACTGGGTGACACACGAAGTGACCGTGAAGAGAAAAGCTG CAACATATGAAATTGCTCGCTCAAAGTTAGTGGAATATGAACAGAATACAGATGTATCAACCGAGCCTGAGTCTACAGAGAATATGGGCAGAGGGAAGCGCAAAAGGAG gtttaccgtccaaacgagatcacatgagattacctttcacag GCAAGTGGTCATGTCCAGCGAGGCTGAAGATGAGGATGACGACGACATCAACAATCAGGCATCTCCATCACCTCTGAGGCCTCCATCTACTCTGAGATGTATGCAGACCCCTCTCCTCCCCCCCACGGGTCTCTGCAGACCcccctccacccacccacaggtctctgcagacccctccacccacccacaggtcTATACAGACTCCTGCACCCCCTGCTCCCACCCACGGGTCTTCAACCCCAAGACGAGACATTCGGGATAG